A window of the Lysobacter panacisoli genome harbors these coding sequences:
- a CDS encoding carboxypeptidase-like regulatory domain-containing protein: MRLIVLALALLFTQDAFAKKCSATFRSVSGSVTDRQGAPLPNTAVGVSWAIGRKPGGPAIGHTDADGRFSIPVRIRTMCRDPAPKYSVRAYTATQHSQEERLDDRPGRLVVPTLRVTEEIHFEPVSPDEATN; encoded by the coding sequence CTCTTGCGCTGCTGTTTACGCAAGATGCGTTCGCAAAGAAGTGTTCCGCGACGTTTCGATCTGTGTCGGGCAGCGTGACGGACCGGCAAGGCGCTCCGTTGCCAAACACCGCGGTTGGGGTCTCATGGGCAATAGGCCGTAAGCCGGGAGGTCCGGCGATTGGGCACACCGACGCCGATGGCCGCTTTTCAATCCCGGTTCGTATTCGCACCATGTGCCGCGATCCCGCCCCCAAGTACTCGGTGAGGGCATACACCGCAACGCAACACTCCCAGGAGGAGCGACTGGATGACCGCCCCGGCCGGCTCGTCGTGCCGACGCTTCGCGTCACGGAAGAGATTCATTTCGAACCTGTCTCGCCAGACGAAGCAACGAACTGA
- a CDS encoding DUF6790 family protein has translation MWFALLVLSLIAAAIHVRVRPTENRAASAEVFLVYLLAGYCGIAQIVRAFAILVKGAPLMPHVQFTPGDPAVMWLAFFSLGCGVIGALSIWKRGDYLLAPVVAWAIFWTGTTFAHLRLDEWHGITNSWIGVAWAFATHGLIAVLLVAFYSLSVKRPPVASGQASAA, from the coding sequence ATGTGGTTTGCACTGCTTGTTCTCAGCTTGATCGCCGCTGCCATACATGTTCGTGTCCGCCCAACGGAAAACAGGGCTGCGTCCGCTGAAGTGTTCCTGGTCTATCTGCTTGCTGGCTACTGTGGAATAGCTCAGATCGTCCGTGCCTTTGCCATTCTGGTTAAGGGCGCGCCTCTGATGCCGCATGTCCAGTTCACGCCGGGTGATCCGGCAGTGATGTGGCTCGCGTTCTTCAGCCTCGGCTGCGGCGTCATTGGTGCACTCTCCATCTGGAAGCGAGGCGACTATCTGCTTGCCCCGGTTGTGGCCTGGGCCATCTTCTGGACCGGCACAACGTTTGCTCACCTCCGCCTGGACGAGTGGCATGGCATCACCAACTCCTGGATCGGTGTGGCGTGGGCGTTTGCCACGCATGGCTTGATCGCCGTCCTACTCGTCGCCTTCTACTCTCTTTCAGTCAAGCGGCCGCCAGTTGCGTCAGGACAGGCGTCTGCCGCCTAA